From Halanaerobium saccharolyticum subsp. saccharolyticum DSM 6643:
CTGCCTTTTTGGCAATATCTTTAATTGTCAACATTCAGATCATTCCCTTATATTAGTTACATTTATTTCCCCTATTTTTATCTCATTTTTATTTTATCATCAATTTAACTAAATTTACAGTCATCTGTCTAATTTTATCTTTTATTTAAAACAAAATGCGAAATTGATTTAGTAAATTTGCAAAAAAACAGCTCCCAATTAAATCTTTTGGGCAGCTGCCAATCAAGTTAAGTTTATATGATTTTAATTTACTTATAAACCTTTACTCTCTGTTCTAAAGGATCAAATTCTTTTTGATCAGCTTCTTCTACAGGATTACCAAAGGGCATTTGAGCTACAAATCTCCATTCCTCTGGTACATCCCATTCTGCTTTTACATCTTCTGCTATTAACTCAGTGTAGTGCTGAAGTGATGCCCCTAAACCTTCACTTTCTAAGATTGTCCAAACATTATACTGCAGCATCCCGCTTGAATGTTGTGACCACTTAGGAAAGTTATCACTATAAAGTGGGAAACGCTGCTGCAGATTTTCTACAATTTCCATATCTTCATAAAACAGAACAGTCCCATAACCACTACGGAAACCATCAATTTTATCTCTAGTTGAATCAAAATCTTCGTTAGGAACTACCTCTCTTAAATTAGATTCAACTATATTCCAAAACTTATTATGCTGATCATCAAATAATAAAATTACTCTACCGGTCTGGGAGTTAAAAGAAGTTGGCGTATATTTTACAGCGTGTTCAACAACTTTTTCGACTTTTTCCTCTGAAACAACCTTTTTATCATCTATATTATAATAGCTTCTTCTTTCTTTTACTGCCTGATAAATATCTTTTGCCATTATTAAAACCTCCAATTAATATTTTAAAATTTCTATGTAAAAACCCCAGCTGTGGGAGCCAGGGCTTTTAGAATATATTGGAATAAGATTAATTGCATTTTAATGATCACTATCACTTTTCTGTTCTAACTTTAAAATTTCTATTTAGTTGACTGAATTCCGGCAGCAACTCTGGCTACTCTCTTGGCAAGTCTACCTGCCATATTTAAGTCACCTTCTGTTGGTACTTTACTTCCATCAGGTCCTGCAACTGTAGATGGACCATATGGTGAACCACCTTGCAGTTTGTCTTCACTTAATTCAGGGTTTTGACCATAAGTTGAACCAACAAAAATCATTCCAAAATGAATTAGAGGAAGCATTGAACTTAAAATTGTACTTTCTTGACCCCCATGGAGTGTATTTGTACTAGTAATAATTCCAGTAGCCTTATCTTCCAATTTGCCTTCTGCCCATAAGCCACCTGCGGTATCAATAAATTGCTTGACCTGAGCTGGCATATTTCCAAATCTGGTTGGAATACCCCAAACAATACCATCAGCCCATTCTAAATCAGCTAAAGTAACTTCTTTTTCTTCTGACTGAGCTTCTTGAGCAACTAAATAGGCATCTTGACCTGACATCGCTTTTTTAGCAGCTTCTAGTTCCGGTATTTTTCTTAATTTTACCTCATGATTTTCTGCTTCTGCTGCATTTCTAGCAACTTTTGCCATCTCATAGATGTGTCCATATGAACTATAATATGTGACTAACAATTTTGCCATTTCTGAATCCCTCCTGCTAATTTTATTTGTCATAATAATTATTTTAAATTATATATTATAATGAAATCTGAGTTTTATACTACGAATTAATCTCAAAAAAAATTTATATAAATTATCCCTGATCTACAGGGATAATAAATTAACTAATTATCCTTTTTGGTGTTAATTCCAAAAAGTTTGTACAGGGCACATTTTCCTGTTAGACCTGTGTAGAGTGGAATAATACCTAAAATACCAAAATATTTTGCATTCCCTTCTACAAAAAAGAACATTGACAGGAGAACAATACCAAGAATAATCCTGATCAGCTTATCTGTTTGACCAACATTTTTCATAACCTTTCCCCCTTCAAATCATTAATTTAAATATTAATTTTTATTTCCTAATTATAAATTATCATCTAAGACAATAACTTTCTGTATTATTGTTTACATTCCTCAAATTAAATTGTGCGCAATCAAATCTAATATATCTTTTGCAGAAGGTGGGCAGCCCTTAACAAAACTATCAGCACCACTGCAGCAGCTGCCAATTCCAACTCCAGAAAATTCTTCCCCCTGATAACCTTGACCAATTTTAATTTTAGTATTTATTTTATCCAGCTTCCCTTTTTCTTCTATTCGTTTTAAAGCATGAATTAAACTGCCATAACAGGCTGAACAGGCATTATTAGCTTCTATTCTTTCTGCTAACTTTTTAATTTTTTTGGAGGAATATTCAATTTCAACTCCCTGATCTTTATTTAATTCAACTATTTCTGCCCTGGATAAATCTTTAAAACCAACTCCTATTTGAGCAGCTATTTCTATATATTTAACTTCGGCTGTAGAATAGCCGAGCAAACTAGCTGCATAACTATCAACCAGCACCGGATCTTGAGCAGCAATAATTCTATTCATTTTAACTGGATTACCGCCTTCTTCAAAATCTAAATCTCCATAAATACCATCTACAATAACTAAATCTTGTTTTAAAAGCTTATTTAAATAAGCTATCGGCTGATGCAGTCCTTGGCGGTGAAATTTTCTTTTTTCAAAATCAGAAATACAACCCTTAAGATTTTTCAAAGCACAGGTGATATTAGTCTGACAGTGGCCTTTAAGCACGGGAAAATTGATCAAATAATCAGCTGCAAGAGCTTTTTCTGCTATTTCAATTTCTAAGCCCTGATAAGATTTTTTAATGAAATTATCATTTTTTAAATTATATAATGGAAGATCATAATCCTGGGCCAGCTTTTGATAACCGCAGACTTCAAAGGCGGTATCAGTATCTGCTCCCACCCAGGAACCTTCAATAATCATCAAATTATTAAAACCTCGCTGCTGAAGATATTCAATAACTCCCTGCACAATTTTGGGATCAGTGGTCGCTCCAACTTCTGCTTTAGTAGCATTGATCAAATTTGGTTTTAAAGCAATCAAATCATCTAACTGCAGCTCAGCTTCAATTTTAGTTTTTTGCAGCAGTTCCTGAACCATTTTCTTAGCCTGGTCACCATAATTAATAAAAATTTGATTTTGTTTCACAAAAATCACCTTCCAGCTGCTTTTGTTTGCTATTTAGTAAAGATTATTTAGATAAAACTAATTGTACTCATGCAGAAATTCTTTCAGCAGAGCTAAACCTGTTTTTAGCTCACTTTGATTACCAGCAAAACCAATCCGAATAAACTTTTCTCTACCAAAGGCAATCCCCGGTACAACTAAAACACCTTTTTCTTTAAATAACTTTTTAGCAAAGCTTTCAGAGTCAAGATCCAACTTATATTTTAAAAAAGCTGTTGTACCTCCATTTGGTTTAACATATTCAATTAAATCTTCACTCTGCACCCAATCATCTAATAGCTCAAGCTGTTTTTTTACCTTGGCCAGATTTCTTTTTAAAATCTTTTCCTTATTTTCCAGAGCAATTACAGAAAGATAATCAGAAATCATGCTGTTGCTGATAGTTGTGTAATCACGATGCAGTTGACAGAGTTCTATCACTGCTTCAGGTGCAGCAATCCAGCCCATTCTCAGTCCAGCTAAAGAGAAAACTTTGGACATACTGCCCACACTTATTCCTTTTTCGTAGAGATCAACAATAGAAGGTATCTCTTCCTCCAGATCAAAACCACGGTAAACTTCATCTGCTAAAATATAAGCATCAGCAGCTCTTGCTATTTCCACAATTTCTGCTAAGATTTTTTTGTTCATAACTACTCCCGAAGGGTTGTTGGGATTATTAATTGCAATCAGCTTTGTTTTTGGATTAACTAGTTCTTTGAGTTTTTCTAAATCTGGCAGAAATCCATCCTCATATTTTAAATCCAGCTTTTTAACTTCCGCTCCAAAAGACTCAGGAATAGAATAAAGCTGCTGATAGGTTGGAAATACTGAAACTACTTGATCATCAGCTTCTACTAAAGAATAAAGCAAAAGAAAGTTAGCCCCAATAGCTCCATGTGAGGGTAAAATATTTTTGGGATCAACACTGTCATAAAGACTGCTGACTCCTTTTTTAAAAGCAGCTGAACCCTTGATATCTCCATAGGTAAGCTGCATCTTTTTTATTTCTTCCAGCCTGGCAGCTGGATTATCACTAAAATTTAATAATTCCTCTACTGTCAGTGATTCCACACAGGTTTCTGCAATATTGTATTCAGCATCCATCTCATACTCATTCATCCACTCTTCTACTTTAAATGCTGCTATTTTCATTTTTTTGCCTCCAATTTTATATTTGTGAATTATTTATTCTGTACCCGGTACCAACCAACATCCAGATAAGAAATGCTTATGGCTATTTTATCAGAAAAATAAGAAAAACTCTACCAGCTTAGCTAGATTAGCTAAGCAAGTAGAGTCTTTTTTGCTAAAAAATATAAATTTTTACTTGCCTGAGCCCATTGTCAAACCTCGAATAAAGTATTTTTGTAAGAAAACAAAAACTATAATTGTCGGAATAGTAGCCAGTATTGCTCCGGCTACTAAAACACTCCAGGAGGTTATAAAATTACCTTTAAGTGTTGCCAGACCAGCAGTTACAGGTTTAAATTTATCATCGCGCAATAAAACTAAGGCCCAGATATAATCGTTAAAAATCCAGGTAAATTCTAAAGTTCCAAGTGCTGCTAGAGCAGGCAGAGAAAGTGGTAAATAAATTTTATAAAAAATCTTAAATTCTGAAGCTCCATCTATTCTTGCTGCTTCAGATAATTCATCTGGAATAGTTATCATGTAATTTCTTAAGAAAAATGAGCAAAAACCCATCTGAAAAACAGTATGAATCATTATTAAACCCCAGTAATTATTATAAATTCCCAGAAAATTACTCAGCTGAAAGACTGGAATTAATAAAATTTGAAATGGGATTAACATTCCTCCCACAAACATTAAATAAATTATCATATTACCTTTAAATTTATATTTCGCCAGCGCAAAACCAACCAAAGAAGATAAAGCCAGAGTTCCAATTAAAGACGGAATGGTTATTATAAAACTATTTTTTAAGTAGGTATTTAAATTCCCCTCTGACCAGGCTGTGGCAAAATTACTAAAGGTCACCTGATCAGGCAGACTCCAAAATCCATTATTCATGATATCATCCATTGTCCTGATCGAAGTTAAAAAAGCGCCAAATACAGGCAGCAGCCAGACTAGCACAAATAGTAAAAGAGCTATAAATATAGCTGCATGTTTAAGTCTCTTTTTTTGATGTAGCGATAAATTCATTATTCAAGCTCCCCTTTCCTGATCTGGCGTAAATAAATAACTATAAAGATAAACATAATTGCAAATAAAACTACAGCTATTGAAGCCCCATAACCCATATTATAATTTTTGAAAGCTTCGGTATACATATAATGTGCTAAAACATTGGTTGAATTAAAAGGCCCACCTCTAGTCATCATGCTGACAAAGTCAAAAGCTCTCAGGGACTGAATCATGGTTATTACAATTACAATTACGGTGGTTGGCTTTAAAAGTGGTAGAATAATATATCTAAATCGCTGCCAGGGACTGGCCCCATCAATACGAGAAGCCTCAATTACAGTTGGCGAAATTGCTGTTAAACCAGATAAAAATAAAAGCATTACATAACCTGTATGCCGCCAGACTGCTGCTCCAATAACAGCATATAAAGCAGTATTTGGGTTGCTCAGCCAGCCTCTGGTTAATCTTTCTAAACCAATATAAGTTAAAGTATTATTTAAAAGTCCACCCTGAGGTTGATAAATCCAGGACCAGATTAAGCCAATTACAACCGGTGCTAAAATCATAGGCGAATAAATAGCCGCCTTATATCCTCTTGCCCATTTAATTTCCTGACTCAAAAGCATTGCTAAAAATAGACCGACAGTAACCGGAATTGCCATAAAAATTATCAGCCATTTAACATTATTAACTAATGATGTATAAAAAATAGGATCATTAAATAATTGCAGATAGTTATCGATTCCCTGAAATTGAGGTGCTGTTATCCCGTCCCAATTTGTTAAGCTTAAATACATGGTATAAATTGTTGGTGCAATAACCCAGACAGTATATAAGCTTAAAGGTATTGACAAAAATAACCATGGAATATGCTTTCTCTTCAAATTCTAAACCTCCTAAAAATTATCACCTGTGAGATATTATCCCACAGGTGACTTTAGTTTTAATTAGTCATTGATAAAATTCTGACGATGTGCTTCCATTTTCTCCATGATCTCTCTATAATTAGCTGGTGAATACCAAAATTCCATTAAAGAATCCATTGTTTTATCAGCTAATTCTGGATCCATATCACGATCATAGAATTGTGCTAACTCATCAGTTTCATCAATCATTTTTCTGCCTTTATTGGTTAATCCATCATATATATCAGCAGGCATATCTTTATTGGTTACCAGACGACCTAAGTCTTCAGCAAAGAGACGCTGTCCTTCGACCGAACCAAGGAAAGCTATAAAATCTTTTGCCAGTTCTGGATTAGGCGCTTTTGCAGGAATCATAAAACCATCTGTAGGTAGATCTTCGGCAACCGGAACATCTTCGTCAATAATTGGGAAACGGAAGAAGTTTAAGTCTTGACTTACCTCTTCAGATGTTGCATCTAAAATAAACTGTCCCATTAAATACATCGCTGCATCTCCTCGGGAAAGGAACTGTAAACCTTCCTGCCAGGAGTAGGCTGCTGCATTTTCTACAAAATAGTCATTTTCAATTAAGTACTTCCATTTTTCAAATACATCTGCAACTCTCTCATCTGTAAATGGAATATTACCAGCCATCAATTCTTTATGGAATTCTGCACCATTGATTCTCATATTGAAATAATCAAAGAAAGCAGCTGCAGTCCAGCGGAATTTAGTACCAATTGCAAATGGAGTAATTCCATTGGCTTTAAGAGTTTCTCCTACTTCCAGGAATTCATCCCAGGTTTGAGGCTCTTCTAAGCCATACTCTTCAAAAATTGATTCTCTGTAAAATACAGACCACCAGTAGTAGTTATGAGGTAAAAAGTAAGCTTTACCATCATAGATACTGATACTCTGAAAAGCTTTTGGGAATTTTTCGTAGAAGTTTTCTTCTTCCCAGACATCAGAAATATCCATAACCAAATTTCTGTCTACAAAATATCCAGCTCTATTGCCAGCAAACCAGCTGAATACATCAGGTGGATTATCGGAAGTTAACCAGACTCTAATTGCCTGTTTAAAATCTTCATGAGCTGTAATGTTCAATTCAACATCAACATCAGGATTCATTTCTTCATACTGAGCCACTAACTCTTTCATAACTGCTCTTGGAGCTGGGTCACTTGTATAAGTATTAACAACTAAAGTGTCCTGTGCTGCTGCAGAGAAAGACAAAGCTAAAACCATAACTAAAGTAATTGCAATAAGTGAAAAATTCTTAAAATTCATTAAAAATAACCCCCTTTTGATTTTTAAAACACTATTTAAACGTTTTAAATTATGATTAAATTATCCCTCCTTTTTTTATTTTTGCTGATATTTACTGATAAAAACCAGTTTCAGATCAGTTTTATCAAACTAATTTTCATTAAAATTTCCTACTTGAATCTCTAATAATTAGTTCTGTAGGAAAGATAAAAAACTTTTCTTTGTCACTTAAAGATTTTCCAGCTATTCTTTTTAGCAAAATTTCTGCTGCTTTTTTTCCCATTTGACTTACTGGTATATTAACAGTGGTTAATGATGGATTATAGAAATTAGCCATTTTAATATTATCGATTCCAATAACTGATATTTCTGCTGGCACTTCCACTTTCTTAGCAATCAAAGCCTGGATTACTCCAATTGCAATCTCATCATTTAAACAGACAACAGCAGTCGGCTTTTCCTTTCTGGCTGCTATTTTTTTGCCGACTGCATAACCACCCTCCATTTTTAAATAATCATAATAGATATTTTCTTCTTTTAGTTCCAGTTGATGTTTCATCAGAGCACTTTTAAAACCATTTAATCTTTCTAAACTTTGGCCGGCAAAAGCCAAATTTTTATGCCCCAAAGAAATTAAATAATCAGCTGCCTGGTAAGCAGCATGATAGACATCACTTTTAACTACAGGAATTAAATCATGATCTACACCATCTCGATCTACAAATACAACCGGAACATTTTGCTTAACTAGTTCAATAATCAGCTCATTATGCTTTTCCATTACATCTCCAACACAGGCAAAAATAGCACCATCAACCTGACCGGAACGAAACATATTAATATATCGTAGCTCTTCTTCACTCTGATAATCAGTGCTGCAGAGAATAACATTAAAATCCTGACTGCGTACATAATCTTTAATTGACTGGGCCAGCTCCGCAAAAAAAGGATTCACTACTTCTGGAATTACAAGGCCAATAGTATTGGTTGATTTTTTTACTAAAGCCCTTGCTCTTGCATTTGGTATATAATTAAGTTCTTCTGCGATATTTTTGATTCTAATTTTAGTATCTTTGTTTACTTTATCGCTGCCATTAAGCGCAAGCGAGACTGTTGCTAAAGAAACACCTGCTTTACTGGCAATATCATTTAAAGTTACAGCCATCTAATCCACCTCATTTAAAACGTTTAAAATATTGTATTCTTAGAATACCAAATTTTCTAACAATTTGCAAGATTTATTTTCATTTATTCTTTTTTTATTAGCTGGTACAAAATCTTGTTCTGTACCAGCTATTTATCTATCAGATATTAATAGTCTATTCCTTTAAATTTTAGTTGAAATTTAAAATCCTTAAGTTCTAGCTCATATTTATCTAGTCTTTTAGGCCCACAGGAAGTACTTCCCACACCTCGATTTTTATGAATTAATTCTAAATATATTTTATCTCTTTGAGGAAGTTCACAATCATGCTCTGCCAGCTCTAAATCATCTTTGCTGTAATAATGAGCAGTAAAGTCAAATGCTTTAGAATTATAGAATTCAAGTCCAGCCCCAACTCTGTTTTTTAACTCTAACCATTTTGTATCAGAACGATTTCCATTATCTTGGGGATAAACATAGGGTGTATGCAGCTCTTCTATCTTTTTAGTGAAAAGATCAATATAGGCTGCTCTTTTAGTATCGGGATATGATTCCCCTGGTCCTCTACCAAACCATCTGATTTTATCTAACTGCTGATTCAATTCTAATTCTAGTGAAATTCTGGGAATTGAATGTGCTTTTTGATCAGCAAATTCTCCAGATGTAGTAAGCTTGATCTCACCATTATTATAAATCCTATATTCCATTTCAGACTTAATAATTAAATCTTTTGCTGCTGGCGCAATTGTATAGTACATTTTTATCAAGACAAAATTATGCTCAGACTCAACAACTTTCATTTCATCTAAGCGCTGAACAAGCTGATTGATACCTACTGCTTTCCATTCATTAGTGTAATTATAGGTAATATCAGTATTATCATTATCTATTGGGGCTCTCCAAAAGCTGAGCTTAGGTCCTTTTTCCAGCAGACTTTTACCGCGATAGAAATAATCACTAATTTGACCATTCCCTTTATCAAAATAAATACTGAAGTTACTGCCTGCAATTTTTAAATATTGATCACTTTCTTTTAAAAATAATTCTTTATTTTCTAGCTGACTTTGTTCTGGATGATAGAGACGATCAAAAATAAATGGTAATTTAAACTGCTTAAATGTTATTTCGTGTCCGGCAGCTGCCCAACTCTGATTTGAAGCTAAAACAATACGGAAATTTAGATAACTTTCAGCCGGCAAATTAACCTCAATTTCTCTCGCCTTTTCTTCAATTATCCGTTCTAAATCACTTAAATTAAGTTCTTCAACTTTAAATTCTTTTTCTGCTCCAGCTTTAAGTTCAAAGTTCTGACTGCCGCTTTCAATCACCAGACCAGCTGTTTTAACTTCCCATTCCAGTCTAAAATAAGAACTGTCAATAAAATCAAACTGGTTTTCAATTTTGACTTTAGCATCTTTAAAATTAAAGTCTGTTATTTTAAAGGGAGCCATCACATATTTATATTCAGTTAAACCCGGTGAAGGACTGCGGTCGGGAAATACCAATCCGTTAATATTAAAGTTTTTATCATTGGGGATATTTCCAAAGTCGCCCCCATAGGTATAACAGGTCTCACCTGCTGAATTTTTAACTGCAATTCCCTGATCTAACCAGTCCCAGATAAATCCTCCCTGGGCAGAAGGATACTTGTAAAAGACATCCCAATATTCTTTAAGCTCTCCTGGACCATTACCCATTGCATGAGCATACTCACACAAAATTACAGGTTTTTCTTTTCTTTGAGCAAGCTCTGCAGTTTTTTCTATTGTTGGATACATTGGACCTATAATATCTACAACTTCTTGTTTTTGGTCACCCTCATAATGAATTGGTCTTGTCGGATCCAATCGGCGGCATAACTGAGCCATGCTGCGGTGATTATCACCAAAACCAGATTCATTTCCTAAAGACCAGATAATTATCGAAGGATGATTTTTATAATGCTCAACCATTCTTTCCATTCTATCTAGAAAAGCTGCTCTCCAGTCTTCGGAGTCAGCTAATTCATCCCAGCGCCCAACCGGCTCTAAACCGTGACATTCTATATCCGTTTCAGCCATTACATAAAGACCATATTTATCACAGAGCTCATAAAAATAGGGATGGTTTGGATAATGAGCAGTGCGCACAGCATTAATATTATGCTTTTTCATCAGCAAAACATCTTCTTCCATCTGCTCTTTAGTAACTGCCCGACCTAGCTCCGGATCAAAATCATGTCTATTGACACCTCTGATCATAACTGGCTTCCCATTTACCAAAAGTTGAGCATCTTTAATTTCAACTGTTCTAAAAGCTACTTTTTGTCTTATAGTCTGAATTTCTTCGCCCTGAGAATCCTGCAGCTTAACTTCCAACTGGTATAGATATGGATTTTCTGCTGACCAGGCCTTTGGTTCTGTAATTTCTAAATCAGTTTTAAAGTTATTTAGTCTCTGCTTTTTTATCTCTGATAATTCAATTTTTTCTTCAACCAGCTTAAGTCCCAGGTCATATAAATTAATCTCAATTTTAGTACCTTCGGGAATATATTCTTGATAAGAAAGCACCTGAAACTGACAATTTAAGACTCCTAACTCCTCATTTCTTTTAAATTCACTTTCAATTTTAAAATCTTCAATCTGGAAAAATGATTGTGAATATAGATATACATCTCGAAAAATGCCGCTCAACCACCACATATCCTGATCTTCTAAATAACTTCCATCTGACCATTTAATTACCTTAACGGCTAATATATTTTCTCCGCCATAATTTAAATACTCACTTAAGTCAAATTCTGCAGCCAGTCTACTCCCCTGACTGTAGCCAACATATTCACCATTTAACCAGAGATAAAATGCCGAATCAACCCCTTCAAAACGAATCAGATTTTGCTCAGCTTCTAATTCTGAATT
This genomic window contains:
- a CDS encoding nitroreductase family protein — its product is MAKDIYQAVKERRSYYNIDDKKVVSEEKVEKVVEHAVKYTPTSFNSQTGRVILLFDDQHNKFWNIVESNLREVVPNEDFDSTRDKIDGFRSGYGTVLFYEDMEIVENLQQRFPLYSDNFPKWSQHSSGMLQYNVWTILESEGLGASLQHYTELIAEDVKAEWDVPEEWRFVAQMPFGNPVEEADQKEFDPLEQRVKVYK
- a CDS encoding aminotransferase, with the translated sequence MKIAAFKVEEWMNEYEMDAEYNIAETCVESLTVEELLNFSDNPAARLEEIKKMQLTYGDIKGSAAFKKGVSSLYDSVDPKNILPSHGAIGANFLLLYSLVEADDQVVSVFPTYQQLYSIPESFGAEVKKLDLKYEDGFLPDLEKLKELVNPKTKLIAINNPNNPSGVVMNKKILAEIVEIARAADAYILADEVYRGFDLEEEIPSIVDLYEKGISVGSMSKVFSLAGLRMGWIAAPEAVIELCQLHRDYTTISNSMISDYLSVIALENKEKILKRNLAKVKKQLELLDDWVQSEDLIEYVKPNGGTTAFLKYKLDLDSESFAKKLFKEKGVLVVPGIAFGREKFIRIGFAGNQSELKTGLALLKEFLHEYN
- a CDS encoding ABC transporter substrate-binding protein; amino-acid sequence: MNFKNFSLIAITLVMVLALSFSAAAQDTLVVNTYTSDPAPRAVMKELVAQYEEMNPDVDVELNITAHEDFKQAIRVWLTSDNPPDVFSWFAGNRAGYFVDRNLVMDISDVWEEENFYEKFPKAFQSISIYDGKAYFLPHNYYWWSVFYRESIFEEYGLEEPQTWDEFLEVGETLKANGITPFAIGTKFRWTAAAFFDYFNMRINGAEFHKELMAGNIPFTDERVADVFEKWKYLIENDYFVENAAAYSWQEGLQFLSRGDAAMYLMGQFILDATSEEVSQDLNFFRFPIIDEDVPVAEDLPTDGFMIPAKAPNPELAKDFIAFLGSVEGQRLFAEDLGRLVTNKDMPADIYDGLTNKGRKMIDETDELAQFYDRDMDPELADKTMDSLMEFWYSPANYREIMEKMEAHRQNFIND
- the wrbA gene encoding NAD(P)H:quinone oxidoreductase, coding for MAKLLVTYYSSYGHIYEMAKVARNAAEAENHEVKLRKIPELEAAKKAMSGQDAYLVAQEAQSEEKEVTLADLEWADGIVWGIPTRFGNMPAQVKQFIDTAGGLWAEGKLEDKATGIITSTNTLHGGQESTILSSMLPLIHFGMIFVGSTYGQNPELSEDKLQGGSPYGPSTVAGPDGSKVPTEGDLNMAGRLAKRVARVAAGIQSTK
- a CDS encoding glycoside hydrolase family 2 TIM barrel-domain containing protein; this translates as MREWEDPKTFAVNKRLPHANRIFFLDHKTLNDYNYQSLNGEWDFKYLPNHNTYQQEFYRQNFSSSDWDQITVPSNWQLEGYDKPHYTNVNYPFPVDPPKVPSENPAGLYRRKFYLNSELEAEQNLIRFEGVDSAFYLWLNGEYVGYSQGSRLAAEFDLSEYLNYGGENILAVKVIKWSDGSYLEDQDMWWLSGIFRDVYLYSQSFFQIEDFKIESEFKRNEELGVLNCQFQVLSYQEYIPEGTKIEINLYDLGLKLVEEKIELSEIKKQRLNNFKTDLEITEPKAWSAENPYLYQLEVKLQDSQGEEIQTIRQKVAFRTVEIKDAQLLVNGKPVMIRGVNRHDFDPELGRAVTKEQMEEDVLLMKKHNINAVRTAHYPNHPYFYELCDKYGLYVMAETDIECHGLEPVGRWDELADSEDWRAAFLDRMERMVEHYKNHPSIIIWSLGNESGFGDNHRSMAQLCRRLDPTRPIHYEGDQKQEVVDIIGPMYPTIEKTAELAQRKEKPVILCEYAHAMGNGPGELKEYWDVFYKYPSAQGGFIWDWLDQGIAVKNSAGETCYTYGGDFGNIPNDKNFNINGLVFPDRSPSPGLTEYKYVMAPFKITDFNFKDAKVKIENQFDFIDSSYFRLEWEVKTAGLVIESGSQNFELKAGAEKEFKVEELNLSDLERIIEEKAREIEVNLPAESYLNFRIVLASNQSWAAAGHEITFKQFKLPFIFDRLYHPEQSQLENKELFLKESDQYLKIAGSNFSIYFDKGNGQISDYFYRGKSLLEKGPKLSFWRAPIDNDNTDITYNYTNEWKAVGINQLVQRLDEMKVVESEHNFVLIKMYYTIAPAAKDLIIKSEMEYRIYNNGEIKLTTSGEFADQKAHSIPRISLELELNQQLDKIRWFGRGPGESYPDTKRAAYIDLFTKKIEELHTPYVYPQDNGNRSDTKWLELKNRVGAGLEFYNSKAFDFTAHYYSKDDLELAEHDCELPQRDKIYLELIHKNRGVGSTSCGPKRLDKYELELKDFKFQLKFKGIDY
- a CDS encoding carbohydrate ABC transporter permease, giving the protein MKRKHIPWLFLSIPLSLYTVWVIAPTIYTMYLSLTNWDGITAPQFQGIDNYLQLFNDPIFYTSLVNNVKWLIIFMAIPVTVGLFLAMLLSQEIKWARGYKAAIYSPMILAPVVIGLIWSWIYQPQGGLLNNTLTYIGLERLTRGWLSNPNTALYAVIGAAVWRHTGYVMLLFLSGLTAISPTVIEASRIDGASPWQRFRYIILPLLKPTTVIVIVITMIQSLRAFDFVSMMTRGGPFNSTNVLAHYMYTEAFKNYNMGYGASIAVVLFAIMFIFIVIYLRQIRKGELE
- a CDS encoding carbohydrate ABC transporter permease, with product MNLSLHQKKRLKHAAIFIALLLFVLVWLLPVFGAFLTSIRTMDDIMNNGFWSLPDQVTFSNFATAWSEGNLNTYLKNSFIITIPSLIGTLALSSLVGFALAKYKFKGNMIIYLMFVGGMLIPFQILLIPVFQLSNFLGIYNNYWGLIMIHTVFQMGFCSFFLRNYMITIPDELSEAARIDGASEFKIFYKIYLPLSLPALAALGTLEFTWIFNDYIWALVLLRDDKFKPVTAGLATLKGNFITSWSVLVAGAILATIPTIIVFVFLQKYFIRGLTMGSGK
- a CDS encoding YgaP family membrane protein, whose translation is MKNVGQTDKLIRIILGIVLLSMFFFVEGNAKYFGILGIIPLYTGLTGKCALYKLFGINTKKDN
- a CDS encoding DUF362 domain-containing protein, translated to MKQNQIFINYGDQAKKMVQELLQKTKIEAELQLDDLIALKPNLINATKAEVGATTDPKIVQGVIEYLQQRGFNNLMIIEGSWVGADTDTAFEVCGYQKLAQDYDLPLYNLKNDNFIKKSYQGLEIEIAEKALAADYLINFPVLKGHCQTNITCALKNLKGCISDFEKRKFHRQGLHQPIAYLNKLLKQDLVIVDGIYGDLDFEEGGNPVKMNRIIAAQDPVLVDSYAASLLGYSTAEVKYIEIAAQIGVGFKDLSRAEIVELNKDQGVEIEYSSKKIKKLAERIEANNACSACYGSLIHALKRIEEKGKLDKINTKIKIGQGYQGEEFSGVGIGSCCSGADSFVKGCPPSAKDILDLIAHNLI
- a CDS encoding LacI family DNA-binding transcriptional regulator; this encodes MAVTLNDIASKAGVSLATVSLALNGSDKVNKDTKIRIKNIAEELNYIPNARARALVKKSTNTIGLVIPEVVNPFFAELAQSIKDYVRSQDFNVILCSTDYQSEEELRYINMFRSGQVDGAIFACVGDVMEKHNELIIELVKQNVPVVFVDRDGVDHDLIPVVKSDVYHAAYQAADYLISLGHKNLAFAGQSLERLNGFKSALMKHQLELKEENIYYDYLKMEGGYAVGKKIAARKEKPTAVVCLNDEIAIGVIQALIAKKVEVPAEISVIGIDNIKMANFYNPSLTTVNIPVSQMGKKAAEILLKRIAGKSLSDKEKFFIFPTELIIRDSSRKF